One stretch of Cohnella algarum DNA includes these proteins:
- a CDS encoding alpha-amylase family protein: protein MSLESVVSSLPARVVILFDPGFPSSGAWTEAEAVQLGEFGSVVAAGELAQALDALGEGGVFVNLHAPFFPKDAWPSILGFARRGGGLVSVGGAPFKRPVRLQEGRWIAEPEQTGYHQQLHIHEALRVDGEIVATCVSSECIPLLRGDEGLVPLKEAWNLVPHVTKSSDHPDQMGSGGPMDTRIYPLLKGISADGRERSAPAVLWENVGGPFKGSRWLFVGQPLPAGAESVKALKRWTAFAARGATELWLKPNYASYSAGERAALTLQTQRLGGPLPRAERETWRFELTVRREGAAEPEWTQSLEADVTGELNFIRLTLPFEIGAGLYRVACEATSPSGERRVLRQAFWGHDAALLAQGKPIQAGRDYFVQDGVPLPVVGMTYMTSDVARKFLQLPNADVWDRDMAQMKKAGINWIRTGIWTAYRHIMLADGHASEEALRAIDAFLLTAARHELHVTFTFFSFTPETWEGTNPYLDPRSVEAQKRFIRSIVSRHAATTHVDWDLINEPSMFDPPRIFSDGPRSARDPFERKAFGEWLERRHGSIAALQEKWNMTPEQLPDFASAVPPEAEEINFSVQDIHSGKKGTRWLDYCLFSMDMHNRWASELRGAIRELCPDHLVTVGQDEALGAQRPSPFFYGEAVDYTTVHSWWLNDDLLWDGIFAKTADKPNLVQETGIMYVEKPDGRAKRTEAELRNLLERKYAYAFATGGSGAIQWIWNTNFYMDNANESHIGALRADGTEKPEADVSYDFGRFMGGIRPLFAGRKLEEIAVVFPYSNDFSNRKLAYDATTRATRSLAYELKLPFRGASEYHLDDLAANPAKLIVLPSPHNMDDEALAKLLRIVGETGATLLATGPLGLDAYWRDSARLDDLLGAAESGNVTREERLVLSGKCLPVSFGRRRIAELVKETRPTADGSGAGADELREVAVGSGKLIWCPLPVELNDRVETVAELYRHAAEAAGIAAPLEWRKGGDEPGVYGRKLSFEQGHLFVFVSEAAWDAEIEIGDRDAGAAYAFKLEKERSVLFATDRTGRVTAVYRPEEVEIRTLDF from the coding sequence ATGAGCCTTGAATCCGTCGTATCGAGTTTGCCGGCCCGAGTCGTTATTTTGTTCGATCCCGGCTTTCCGTCAAGCGGCGCCTGGACGGAGGCCGAAGCCGTGCAGCTCGGCGAATTCGGCAGCGTCGTCGCCGCGGGCGAACTGGCGCAGGCGCTTGACGCTCTCGGGGAGGGCGGCGTTTTCGTCAACCTGCACGCTCCGTTTTTTCCGAAGGACGCCTGGCCATCGATTCTGGGCTTTGCTCGGCGCGGCGGCGGCCTCGTCAGCGTAGGGGGCGCGCCGTTCAAGCGCCCGGTCCGTCTGCAAGAGGGACGGTGGATCGCGGAACCCGAGCAAACCGGCTACCATCAGCAGCTGCATATTCACGAAGCGCTGCGAGTTGACGGGGAAATCGTCGCAACCTGCGTCTCGAGCGAGTGCATTCCGCTGCTGCGGGGCGACGAGGGGCTGGTGCCGCTCAAGGAAGCGTGGAACCTGGTGCCGCACGTGACGAAAAGCAGCGACCACCCCGACCAGATGGGCTCGGGAGGCCCGATGGACACCCGGATTTATCCGCTGCTGAAAGGCATTTCCGCGGACGGGCGCGAGCGTTCGGCTCCGGCCGTCCTCTGGGAAAACGTCGGCGGCCCCTTCAAGGGAAGCCGCTGGCTGTTCGTCGGCCAGCCGCTTCCGGCGGGGGCGGAAAGCGTCAAGGCGCTCAAGCGGTGGACGGCGTTCGCGGCCCGCGGCGCGACGGAGCTGTGGCTGAAGCCCAACTACGCGTCCTATTCGGCGGGCGAGCGCGCCGCGCTGACGCTGCAAACGCAGCGGCTGGGCGGACCGCTTCCGCGCGCGGAGCGGGAGACGTGGCGCTTCGAGCTGACGGTGCGGCGCGAAGGAGCCGCCGAACCGGAATGGACGCAGAGCCTTGAAGCGGACGTCACCGGCGAGTTGAACTTCATCCGTCTGACTCTGCCGTTCGAGATCGGGGCCGGTCTTTACCGCGTCGCGTGCGAGGCGACGTCGCCGTCCGGCGAACGCCGCGTTCTGCGCCAGGCGTTCTGGGGACACGACGCCGCGCTGCTGGCGCAAGGGAAGCCGATCCAGGCCGGGCGCGATTATTTCGTCCAGGACGGGGTTCCGCTGCCGGTCGTGGGCATGACGTACATGACGAGCGACGTGGCGCGCAAATTTTTGCAGCTTCCGAACGCGGACGTCTGGGACCGGGACATGGCGCAAATGAAAAAAGCGGGCATCAACTGGATCCGCACCGGCATCTGGACGGCTTACCGCCACATCATGCTGGCCGACGGCCACGCCTCCGAGGAAGCGCTGCGCGCGATCGATGCGTTCCTGCTGACCGCGGCGAGGCACGAGCTGCACGTAACGTTTACGTTTTTCTCGTTTACGCCGGAGACGTGGGAAGGAACGAATCCGTATCTAGACCCGCGCAGCGTCGAGGCGCAAAAGCGGTTTATCCGTTCGATCGTCTCGCGCCACGCGGCCACGACGCACGTCGACTGGGATTTGATCAACGAGCCGTCGATGTTCGATCCGCCGCGTATTTTCTCCGACGGTCCACGTTCGGCGCGGGATCCGTTCGAGCGCAAGGCGTTCGGCGAATGGCTTGAGAGGCGGCACGGTTCGATTGCGGCGCTGCAGGAAAAATGGAACATGACGCCGGAGCAGCTTCCGGATTTCGCGTCGGCCGTACCGCCGGAGGCCGAAGAGATCAACTTCAGCGTGCAGGACATCCATTCCGGCAAAAAAGGCACCCGCTGGCTCGATTACTGCCTGTTCTCGATGGACATGCACAACCGGTGGGCGTCGGAACTGCGCGGCGCGATTCGGGAGCTCTGCCCCGACCACCTGGTGACCGTCGGCCAGGACGAAGCGCTCGGAGCCCAGCGTCCGTCTCCGTTTTTCTACGGGGAAGCGGTCGACTATACGACGGTCCACTCCTGGTGGCTGAACGACGATCTGCTGTGGGACGGCATTTTCGCGAAGACGGCGGACAAGCCGAATCTCGTGCAGGAAACCGGCATCATGTACGTGGAAAAGCCGGACGGTCGGGCCAAGCGAACGGAAGCGGAGCTGCGCAATTTGCTGGAGCGCAAATACGCCTATGCGTTCGCGACGGGCGGCTCCGGGGCGATTCAATGGATCTGGAACACGAATTTTTATATGGACAATGCGAACGAGTCGCATATCGGCGCGCTGCGCGCGGACGGAACGGAAAAGCCGGAGGCGGACGTTTCGTACGATTTCGGCCGGTTCATGGGCGGCATCCGCCCGCTGTTCGCGGGCCGCAAGCTGGAGGAGATCGCGGTCGTCTTCCCGTATTCGAACGACTTTTCCAACCGCAAGCTTGCTTACGATGCCACGACGCGGGCGACGCGCTCGCTCGCATACGAGCTGAAGCTGCCGTTCCGCGGCGCTTCCGAATATCATCTGGACGATCTGGCCGCAAATCCGGCCAAGCTCATCGTCTTGCCCAGTCCGCATAATATGGACGACGAAGCGCTCGCGAAGCTGTTGCGCATCGTCGGCGAAACCGGAGCGACGCTGCTCGCGACCGGGCCGCTCGGGCTGGACGCGTACTGGCGGGATTCCGCGCGGCTGGACGACCTGCTCGGCGCGGCCGAGTCCGGCAACGTGACGCGGGAAGAGCGGCTCGTCTTGAGCGGGAAGTGTCTGCCGGTTTCGTTCGGCCGCCGGCGGATCGCCGAGCTGGTCAAGGAAACGCGGCCGACGGCGGACGGAAGCGGCGCGGGCGCGGACGAATTGCGGGAGGTTGCCGTCGGAAGCGGGAAGCTCATCTGGTGCCCGCTGCCGGTCGAGCTGAACGACCGGGTCGAAACGGTTGCCGAGCTGTACCGGCACGCCGCCGAAGCGGCCGGAATCGCCGCGCCGCTCGAATGGCGCAAAGGCGGAGACGAGCCGGGCGTTTACGGGCGAAAGCTGAGTTTCGAGCAGGGCCATCTGTTCGTTTTCGTATCCGAAGCCGCCTGGGACGCCGAGATCGAAATCGGGGATCGGGACGCCGGCGCCGCGTATGCGTTCAAGCTGGAGAAGGAACGCTCGGTGCTGTTCGCGACGGATCGGACCGGCCGGGTGACCGCCGTCTATCGCCCCGAAGAAGTGGAAATTCGCACGCTCGATTTTTGA
- a CDS encoding alpha-mannosidase: protein MSPKKTAHIISHTHWDREWYLPYEKHHVRLVELIDVLLDKLDRDPGYRSFYLDGQTIILEDYLQVRPEQKERLEAYIREGRLIIGPWYILQDAFLTSGEANVRNMQIGHQDARRYGQPAKIGYYPDTFGLTGQTPQLMRQAGIGNVFFGRGVKPTGFNNTVSDGGYESSFSELLWVGPDGSKVLGILFANWYSNGNEVPADEAEAKAYWERKLADAEKYASTGELLFMNGCDHQPIQLDLPEAIETAKRLYPDVEFVHSNFPDYVRALEGSIDRELSSVHGELRSQRTDGWGTLVNTASARVYLKQMNQLGQAMLEKVAEPLATIASLHGASYPHHLFTYAWKTLMQNHPHDSICGCSVDEVHREMVTRFDKSRHVAESIADASASAIADRIDTSGFARFGAEARPVVAFNTTGTARTGVVTIELDAERLYFREGYTLEEAAERMKAVDLSGRALVDADGAAVACTVRDLGLQFGYDLPDDKFRQPYFCRRVALTFEAADVPALGWKTYAWLRPSSGASSAAAGTGAPASLVSGERVLENGFLKAEVSDDGSFALTDKTTGRVFRDLGVYEDVGDIGNEYMFKQPDGVPAQTTKGLPARISVVENTEYRARIEIVHDWDIPASADERLEAEQRELVYYPHRKSGRSKETVRLSIRTVLTLERSAKGLEIESSLDNRAKDHRVRMLFPTDLAAALHRADSMFEVAVRDNVPAPEWENPSYTQHQQAFADVAESGAGLTVANLGLNEYEVLRDGRNTIAVTLLRSVGELGDWGLFPTPEAQCLGKHMARLMLIPHDGDGVASGAYERAYQFQVPWTVRQTGLHEGAVAPVYEPLRWSGDKLAFSSLKLSEATGDVMLRWYNLSGEAESLELNANIPVAEAYKSNILEERVQPLETDKPGKLQLAVGGCEIVTIGLGVQRSEQ, encoded by the coding sequence ATGAGCCCCAAAAAAACGGCGCACATCATCTCCCACACCCACTGGGACAGGGAGTGGTACTTGCCCTACGAGAAGCATCACGTCCGGCTCGTCGAGCTGATCGACGTCCTGCTGGATAAGCTGGACCGGGACCCGGGGTACCGGAGTTTTTATCTCGACGGCCAGACGATTATTTTGGAGGATTACCTGCAGGTTCGTCCGGAGCAAAAGGAACGGCTGGAGGCTTACATCCGCGAAGGGCGGCTCATTATCGGGCCGTGGTACATTTTGCAGGATGCGTTCCTGACAAGCGGCGAAGCCAACGTCCGCAATATGCAGATCGGCCACCAGGACGCGCGGCGCTACGGCCAGCCGGCCAAAATCGGCTATTACCCGGACACGTTCGGCCTGACGGGACAGACGCCCCAGCTGATGCGGCAGGCGGGAATCGGCAACGTGTTTTTCGGGCGCGGCGTCAAGCCGACGGGCTTCAACAACACCGTGTCCGACGGCGGCTACGAGTCTTCGTTTTCCGAATTGCTGTGGGTCGGCCCGGACGGCTCGAAGGTGCTCGGCATTTTGTTCGCGAACTGGTATTCGAACGGCAACGAGGTGCCCGCGGACGAGGCGGAAGCGAAAGCGTACTGGGAGCGCAAGCTGGCGGATGCGGAAAAGTACGCGTCCACCGGCGAGCTGCTGTTCATGAACGGCTGCGATCATCAGCCGATCCAGCTCGATCTGCCGGAGGCGATCGAAACGGCGAAGCGGCTGTACCCGGACGTGGAATTCGTTCATTCGAATTTTCCCGATTATGTCCGGGCGCTCGAAGGCTCGATCGATCGGGAGCTGTCTTCGGTGCACGGCGAGCTGCGCAGCCAGCGCACGGACGGCTGGGGGACGCTCGTCAATACCGCGTCGGCGCGCGTATATCTGAAGCAAATGAATCAGCTGGGCCAGGCGATGCTGGAAAAAGTGGCGGAGCCGCTGGCGACGATCGCGTCCCTGCACGGGGCGAGCTATCCGCACCACCTGTTCACGTACGCGTGGAAAACGCTGATGCAGAACCATCCGCACGACAGCATTTGCGGCTGCAGCGTCGACGAGGTGCACCGCGAAATGGTAACCCGCTTCGACAAAAGCCGCCACGTCGCGGAAAGCATCGCCGACGCCAGCGCTTCCGCGATCGCGGACCGGATCGACACGTCCGGCTTCGCCCGCTTCGGCGCGGAGGCGCGGCCCGTCGTCGCGTTCAATACGACGGGAACGGCGCGCACGGGCGTCGTCACGATCGAGCTCGACGCGGAGCGGCTGTACTTCCGCGAAGGCTATACGCTCGAGGAAGCGGCCGAGCGCATGAAGGCGGTCGACCTGTCCGGCCGGGCGCTTGTCGACGCGGACGGCGCGGCGGTCGCCTGCACCGTCCGGGATCTCGGCTTGCAGTTCGGCTACGATTTGCCGGACGACAAGTTCCGGCAGCCGTATTTTTGCCGGCGGGTGGCGCTCACGTTCGAGGCGGCCGACGTTCCCGCGCTCGGCTGGAAAACGTACGCATGGCTGCGCCCGTCGTCCGGCGCTTCATCGGCCGCCGCTGGAACCGGGGCGCCGGCATCGCTCGTTTCCGGTGAACGCGTGCTCGAAAACGGCTTCCTGAAAGCCGAAGTTTCGGACGACGGCTCGTTTGCGCTGACCGACAAAACGACGGGCCGCGTCTTCCGCGATCTCGGCGTTTACGAGGATGTCGGCGATATCGGCAACGAGTACATGTTCAAACAGCCGGACGGAGTGCCGGCGCAAACGACGAAGGGGCTGCCGGCCCGCATTTCCGTCGTCGAAAATACGGAATATCGCGCGCGCATTGAAATCGTCCACGACTGGGACATTCCGGCTTCGGCGGACGAGCGGCTGGAGGCGGAGCAGCGGGAGCTGGTGTACTATCCGCACCGCAAAAGCGGCCGCTCGAAGGAGACGGTGCGGCTGTCGATCCGCACGGTCCTTACGCTCGAGCGGTCGGCGAAGGGGCTGGAAATCGAATCCTCCCTCGACAATCGCGCAAAGGACCATCGCGTCCGGATGCTGTTTCCGACGGACCTTGCGGCGGCGTTGCATCGCGCGGACTCGATGTTCGAGGTGGCGGTCCGGGACAACGTTCCGGCGCCGGAGTGGGAAAATCCGAGTTATACCCAGCACCAGCAGGCGTTCGCGGATGTCGCGGAGAGCGGCGCCGGCCTTACGGTGGCCAACCTCGGCCTGAACGAATACGAGGTTTTGCGCGACGGCCGCAACACGATCGCGGTGACCTTGCTGCGCTCGGTCGGCGAGCTGGGCGACTGGGGCCTGTTCCCGACGCCGGAGGCGCAATGCCTCGGCAAGCATATGGCACGGCTTATGCTCATTCCGCACGACGGGGACGGCGTCGCCTCCGGCGCATACGAGCGTGCATACCAGTTCCAGGTGCCGTGGACGGTTCGCCAAACCGGGTTGCACGAAGGCGCCGTCGCGCCTGTGTACGAGCCGCTGCGCTGGTCGGGCGACAAGCTGGCGTTTTCCTCGCTCAAGCTTAGCGAGGCGACGGGAGACGTTATGCTGCGCTGGTACAACCTGAGCGGCGAAGCGGAATCGCTTGAATTGAACGCGAATATCCCGGTTGCGGAAGCTTACAAGAGCAATATTTTGGAGGAGCGCGTCCAACCGCTCGAGACGGATAAGCCGGGCAAGCTGCAGCTCGCCGTCGGCGGTTGCGAGATCGTGACGATCGGACTTGGCGTCCAACGAAGCGAGCAGTAA
- a CDS encoding DinB family protein, with amino-acid sequence MNLTMKPEEAIEVLERTPPTLEAFLSGLSDGWLECNEGVGTWNVSEVIGHLIEAEKTNWMPRLEWIVREGDRKPFPPFDRFAHLKEDANRPIGEKLAELKAIRAQNIAKLKSLADPGLRLELTGMHPEFGPVKLRELLSAWVVHDLTHIAQIVRVMAERYRADVGPWQAYLGILKK; translated from the coding sequence ATGAATTTGACGATGAAGCCGGAAGAAGCGATCGAAGTGCTGGAGCGTACGCCGCCGACGCTTGAAGCTTTTTTGTCCGGATTATCGGACGGCTGGCTGGAGTGCAACGAAGGCGTAGGAACGTGGAACGTCTCCGAAGTGATCGGCCATCTGATCGAAGCGGAAAAAACGAACTGGATGCCGCGGCTGGAATGGATCGTGAGGGAAGGGGATCGCAAGCCGTTTCCTCCGTTCGACCGGTTCGCCCACTTGAAGGAAGACGCCAACCGGCCGATCGGGGAGAAACTGGCGGAGCTGAAAGCGATTCGGGCGCAAAATATCGCCAAGCTCAAATCGCTGGCCGATCCCGGTTTGCGACTCGAATTAACCGGCATGCATCCCGAGTTCGGCCCCGTGAAGCTGCGGGAGCTTCTCTCCGCGTGGGTCGTTCACGATTTGACGCATATCGCGCAGATCGTTCGGGTGATGGCGGAACGATACCGGGCCGACGTCGGGCCCTGGCAGGCGTATTTGGGCATTTTGAAAAAATAG
- a CDS encoding metal-dependent hydrolase: MKGSTHLAVGAGIGLAASLVYPFRPEDALLYVAVSAFSALAADLDGNNLLSAKLGKATGFIRECALWGGAAAVGYFAWSYFAWGVLYPKPAAAAVAALLLGLLMKQGFMRNLLVSLIGVGLVYSGWNDYLYGMMGLGVFVAWAPWLNHRGLTHTVWAVVAWGFIGRAFENELGIQGLTNFAVAGYVSHLLLDTMTPSGVKLLYPLTKKTFKVPF, translated from the coding sequence ATGAAAGGTTCGACTCATCTCGCCGTCGGCGCCGGCATCGGACTCGCGGCATCGCTCGTCTACCCGTTCCGGCCGGAAGACGCCCTGCTTTACGTCGCCGTATCCGCGTTTTCCGCGCTTGCCGCCGATCTCGACGGCAACAACCTGCTGAGCGCCAAGCTCGGCAAAGCGACCGGCTTTATCCGCGAATGCGCCTTGTGGGGAGGGGCCGCGGCCGTCGGTTACTTTGCCTGGTCTTATTTCGCCTGGGGCGTCCTATATCCGAAGCCCGCGGCCGCCGCGGTCGCCGCGCTGCTCCTGGGCCTGCTGATGAAGCAGGGCTTCATGCGCAATCTGCTCGTCAGCCTGATCGGAGTCGGACTCGTCTATTCGGGATGGAACGATTATCTATACGGGATGATGGGACTGGGCGTCTTCGTCGCCTGGGCGCCCTGGTTGAATCACCGGGGGCTGACGCACACCGTCTGGGCGGTCGTCGCCTGGGGCTTTATCGGGCGCGCCTTCGAGAATGAGCTGGGCATCCAGGGGCTGACCAACTTCGCGGTCGCGGGCTACGTTTCGCACTTGCTGCTGGATACGATGACGCCGAGCGGCGTCAAGCTGCTGTATCCGCTCACGAAGAAGACGTTCAAGGTTCCGTTTTGA
- a CDS encoding aminoglycoside 6-adenylyltransferase, producing the protein MRTENEMLDLILDYAKSDERVRAVTMEGSRTNPNAPRDLFQDYDISYHVTEMESYLRNPGWIDVFGERIILQMPEDMCMFPPELGARFSYLMLFADGNRIDLTLIPVEEVEAYCKEDKLMKVLLDKDGRFPELPAPTDEDYWVKRPTAEWFADCCNEFWWVSTYVAKGLWRKEMLYAQEHLNRYVRPMLIKMLEWQAGIGTGFAVSAGKNGKYLENYLPEPSWRTLMATYADGSYESVWNALFAAGELFRRTAVHVAGDLGFEYPEEDDRRVTAYLKRVRQLPPNARDFDVPG; encoded by the coding sequence ATGCGAACGGAAAACGAAATGCTGGACCTGATCCTCGATTATGCCAAAAGCGACGAGCGCGTCCGTGCCGTGACGATGGAAGGATCGCGGACGAACCCGAACGCGCCCCGGGACCTTTTCCAGGACTACGATATTTCCTACCACGTGACGGAGATGGAATCCTACTTGCGGAACCCCGGCTGGATCGACGTTTTCGGGGAGCGGATCATTTTGCAGATGCCCGAGGATATGTGCATGTTTCCCCCGGAGCTCGGCGCGCGGTTTTCTTACCTGATGCTGTTCGCCGACGGCAACCGGATCGACCTGACGCTCATTCCCGTCGAAGAGGTCGAAGCCTACTGCAAGGAAGACAAGCTGATGAAAGTGCTGCTCGACAAGGACGGACGGTTTCCCGAGCTTCCGGCTCCGACCGACGAAGACTATTGGGTCAAACGTCCGACCGCCGAATGGTTCGCCGATTGCTGCAACGAGTTTTGGTGGGTGTCGACCTATGTGGCCAAAGGCTTATGGCGCAAAGAGATGCTGTACGCGCAGGAGCATTTGAACCGTTACGTCCGGCCGATGCTAATCAAAATGCTGGAATGGCAAGCGGGCATCGGAACGGGATTCGCCGTCAGCGCGGGCAAAAACGGAAAATATTTGGAAAACTATTTGCCCGAGCCCAGCTGGCGGACACTGATGGCCACCTATGCGGACGGCAGCTACGAGAGCGTCTGGAACGCGCTCTTTGCCGCGGGCGAGCTGTTTCGCCGGACGGCGGTCCACGTCGCGGGGGATCTGGGCTTCGAGTATCCCGAGGAGGACGACCGGCGCGTAACCGCCTATTTGAAGCGCGTCCGGCAGTTGCCGCCGAACGCCCGCGATTTTGATGTTCCCGGATGA
- a CDS encoding glycoside hydrolase family 125 protein, translated as MEQFRLPKIPIPKLELPQAVQAVLAEAEEKLAHRPKLLKLFKNCFPNTLETTTKLLDDGTTFVITGDIPASWLRDSVEQVVHYVPLAKNDPDLQRIIAGLIKRHVAYIQIDPYANAFNESANDWHWNTTDETEMSPWVWERKFEIDSLCFSVRLAYLYWKETERTDIFDAGFKAAMRTIYELFKTEQRHFELSPYRFTRNNGIPTDSLRNNGLGMPVNYTGMVWSGFRSSDDACDFHYNIPGNMFAVVALRHMQEFAEWVFRDLEFLRELKELEQDIDHGIRLYGIYRHPEFGPIYAYETDGYGNYCLMDDAGTPGLMSIPYLGYVSADDPIYQNTRRFALSKENPFYYEGAAAKGIGSPHTPPDYIWHMALSMQGLTATTAEEKLEMIAMLEATDADTGFMHEGFHADDPNVFTRSWFAWSNSLFSQLVYKAMKDGLL; from the coding sequence ATGGAACAATTCAGACTCCCGAAAATTCCGATCCCCAAGCTCGAGCTGCCGCAAGCGGTACAGGCGGTGCTCGCCGAAGCCGAAGAAAAACTGGCGCATCGGCCCAAACTGCTGAAGCTGTTCAAAAACTGCTTCCCGAACACGCTGGAAACGACGACGAAGCTGCTGGACGACGGCACGACGTTCGTCATCACCGGCGATATTCCGGCCTCGTGGCTGCGCGATTCGGTCGAGCAGGTCGTTCATTACGTGCCTTTGGCCAAGAACGATCCGGATTTGCAGCGCATTATCGCCGGCCTGATCAAGCGGCATGTCGCCTACATTCAAATCGATCCGTACGCGAATGCGTTCAACGAATCGGCCAACGACTGGCACTGGAACACGACGGACGAAACCGAAATGTCGCCGTGGGTGTGGGAGCGCAAGTTCGAAATCGACTCGCTCTGCTTCTCGGTGCGGCTCGCCTACTTATATTGGAAGGAAACGGAGCGAACGGACATTTTCGACGCCGGCTTCAAAGCCGCGATGCGAACGATTTACGAGCTGTTTAAAACCGAGCAGCGGCACTTCGAGCTGTCGCCGTACCGTTTTACCCGCAACAACGGCATTCCGACCGACTCGCTGCGCAACAACGGGCTCGGCATGCCGGTCAACTATACGGGAATGGTGTGGTCGGGCTTCCGTTCGAGCGACGACGCGTGCGATTTCCACTACAACATTCCGGGCAACATGTTCGCGGTCGTCGCCTTGCGCCATATGCAGGAGTTTGCCGAGTGGGTGTTCCGCGATCTTGAATTCCTTCGCGAGCTGAAGGAGCTGGAGCAGGACATCGACCACGGGATCCGGCTGTACGGCATTTACCGGCATCCCGAATTCGGCCCGATCTACGCGTACGAAACCGACGGCTACGGCAATTACTGCCTGATGGACGACGCCGGCACGCCGGGGCTGATGTCCATTCCGTACCTCGGATACGTGTCCGCGGACGATCCGATCTATCAAAATACGCGCCGCTTCGCCCTGAGCAAGGAAAATCCGTTCTATTACGAAGGCGCGGCCGCAAAAGGCATCGGAAGCCCCCATACGCCGCCGGACTACATTTGGCATATGGCGCTGTCGATGCAGGGGCTGACGGCGACGACAGCCGAGGAAAAGCTGGAGATGATCGCGATGCTGGAGGCGACCGACGCGGATACCGGCTTCATGCACGAAGGGTTCCACGCCGACGATCCGAACGTGTTTACCCGCTCGTGGTTCGCCTGGTCCAACAGCCTGTTCTCGCAGCTCGTGTATAAAGCGATGAAGGACGGTTTGCTATGA